One stretch of Vicinamibacterales bacterium DNA includes these proteins:
- a CDS encoding glycosyltransferase: MTRQAYPVLVRSQAREDEAPQAPAAAAPTPRPRASARVMQVVLSLAPGGTERLVIDICRRLGNGFDVSVCCLDDQGAWAGELLDRGIEVIALNRRRGFRPEIGRHIARLALERRIDLLHCHQYSPFVYGRLAKYWQPRLKLVYTEHGRLSDAPPSWKRRLVNPLLSRFDGPIVAVSDELRHHMIDARFPRARVEVIHNGIEAAARPAPADRRRARALLGLDDQAVVAISVARLDPVKDFPSLLEAFSQMRAAVPTARLLIVGDGPERAALETRAARPDLAGAVSFLGLRPDVRALLPAADIYVNSSISEGISITILEAMAAVIPVVATAAGGTPEVLADGATGVLVPVRNHGRLAEALIALAADPSARSRFGALGRQRVETSFTQQRMVAEYAQLYRRLLD; encoded by the coding sequence ATGACCCGGCAGGCGTATCCGGTCCTGGTTCGCAGCCAGGCAAGGGAGGACGAGGCGCCACAGGCGCCGGCGGCGGCGGCCCCGACGCCGAGGCCCCGGGCCTCGGCGCGCGTGATGCAGGTGGTGTTGAGCCTGGCGCCCGGAGGCACGGAGCGGCTGGTGATCGACATCTGCCGCCGGCTCGGGAACGGATTTGACGTCTCGGTGTGCTGCCTTGATGACCAGGGAGCGTGGGCCGGTGAACTGCTGGACCGGGGCATCGAGGTCATCGCACTCAATCGTCGCCGCGGGTTCCGCCCCGAGATCGGCAGGCACATCGCGAGACTCGCGCTCGAGCGCCGCATCGACCTGCTGCACTGCCACCAATACTCGCCGTTCGTGTACGGACGGCTCGCCAAGTACTGGCAGCCGCGGCTCAAGCTGGTTTACACCGAACACGGGAGGCTGTCGGACGCACCGCCCTCCTGGAAGCGGAGACTCGTGAATCCGCTGCTGTCCCGGTTCGATGGCCCGATCGTGGCCGTCTCCGACGAGCTCAGGCACCACATGATCGACGCGCGCTTTCCGCGCGCCCGCGTCGAAGTGATTCACAACGGCATCGAGGCGGCGGCGCGGCCGGCACCCGCCGACCGCCGCCGCGCGCGGGCCCTGCTCGGCCTCGACGACCAGGCAGTGGTGGCCATCAGCGTGGCCAGGCTGGACCCGGTCAAGGATTTTCCGTCGCTGCTCGAGGCCTTCTCCCAAATGCGGGCGGCGGTGCCCACCGCCCGGCTGCTCATCGTCGGCGACGGCCCCGAACGCGCCGCTCTTGAAACGCGGGCGGCGCGGCCGGACCTGGCCGGCGCCGTGAGCTTTCTTGGCCTTCGCCCCGACGTCCGCGCGCTCCTGCCCGCCGCCGACATCTATGTCAACAGCTCGATCAGCGAAGGCATCTCGATCACCATCCTGGAGGCGATGGCCGCCGTTATCCCGGTGGTGGCCACGGCGGCCGGCGGCACCCCCGAAGTACTGGCCGACGGGGCCACCGGCGTGCTCGTGCCCGTGCGCAACCACGGCCGCCTGGCTGAGGCGCTGATCGCGCTGGCGGCCGACCCGTCTGCCCGTTCGAGGTTCGGCGCGCTCGGACGCCAGCGCGTCGAGACGTCTTTCACGCAGCAGCGCATGGTCGCCGAGTACGCGCAGCTCTATCGCCGGCTCCTGGACTGA
- a CDS encoding acyltransferase produces the protein MRITPREALKSAARGAAHVLVSPIAVSFSIRAWLIGRDRALMASTQWLAMVPGLPGQYLRRAFLQHALAGCHPTVVVEWGTTLSRAGARLDRDVYIGPSCHLGLVHVERDVLMAAGVHVPSGGSTHGIDDVSVPIREQPGRERLIRIGAGTWIGSAAVVLANVGADTVVGAGAVVTRALPAGVVAVGVPARVLRTRLLRQEAI, from the coding sequence ATGCGCATAACACCCAGGGAGGCCCTCAAATCCGCGGCCCGGGGAGCGGCGCACGTGCTGGTGTCGCCGATCGCAGTGTCGTTCAGCATTCGCGCCTGGCTGATTGGCCGGGACCGTGCCCTGATGGCCTCGACCCAATGGCTGGCGATGGTGCCGGGTCTGCCGGGGCAGTACCTCCGGCGCGCGTTCCTTCAGCACGCGCTGGCCGGGTGTCATCCCACCGTGGTCGTCGAGTGGGGTACCACGCTGTCGCGCGCGGGCGCCCGGCTCGATCGGGACGTGTATATCGGCCCGTCGTGCCACCTCGGGCTGGTCCATGTCGAGCGCGACGTGTTGATGGCGGCCGGCGTGCACGTGCCAAGCGGGGGCAGCACTCATGGGATTGACGACGTGTCGGTCCCGATTCGTGAACAGCCGGGGCGGGAGCGACTGATTCGGATCGGGGCCGGAACCTGGATTGGATCCGCGGCGGTCGTGCTGGCCAATGTCGGTGCCGACACCGTCGTCGGCGCCGGTGCCGTGGTCACGCGCGCGCTGCCGGCCGGCGTGGTTGCCGTCGGTGTGCCGGCGCGCGTGCTACGGACGCGGCTGTTGCGCCAAGAGGCTATATGA
- a CDS encoding glycosyltransferase — protein MTPRAVHILELRSVVGAGGGPEKTILLGAQRSDPRKFRVTVCYLRDARDQGFAVRERAEALGVDYVEIVERTSFDVRVWRALRRLVRARGIDIIHAHDYKTDLLALMIARAEGIVPVATAHGWTGHSRRERWVYYPCDKRVIRAFPIAVAVSSQIKSDLVRAGMPASRVRVILNGIDHTAFRRDRTRETAARRELQLDDADLVIGSAGRLEPQKRFDLLIRAGATLRDRHPRLRLLIAGEGSMRPELERLAGEVMPAGACRLLGHRSDIRPLHHALDVFVQSSDYEGTPNAVLEAMALETPIVATAAGGTAEIAEPATHGLITPTGDLQALASAIDRALSEPGETAARARRARLRVETTLSFAARMSALEAIYEEAIGTRARRPALAVAGRCA, from the coding sequence ATGACGCCAAGAGCCGTGCACATCCTCGAACTGCGCAGCGTGGTCGGGGCCGGCGGTGGGCCGGAGAAGACCATCCTGCTGGGCGCGCAACGCTCAGACCCGCGGAAGTTTCGCGTGACGGTGTGCTACCTCCGCGACGCGCGCGATCAGGGGTTCGCCGTGCGCGAGCGGGCCGAGGCCCTCGGCGTCGACTACGTCGAGATCGTGGAGCGGACGTCGTTCGACGTTCGCGTGTGGCGCGCGCTGCGGCGGCTGGTGCGCGCACGCGGCATCGACATCATCCATGCGCACGACTACAAGACCGACTTGCTGGCGTTGATGATCGCCAGGGCGGAGGGCATCGTCCCGGTGGCGACCGCGCACGGATGGACTGGCCACAGCCGGCGCGAACGCTGGGTCTATTACCCGTGCGACAAGCGCGTGATCCGCGCGTTCCCGATCGCCGTGGCCGTGTCGTCCCAGATCAAGTCGGACCTGGTTCGGGCGGGGATGCCGGCCAGCCGCGTCCGCGTCATCCTCAACGGCATCGATCACACCGCGTTCCGCCGGGATCGGACGCGCGAGACGGCGGCGCGGCGCGAACTGCAGCTCGATGACGCCGACCTCGTCATCGGGTCGGCCGGACGGCTCGAACCGCAGAAGCGGTTCGACCTCCTGATCCGCGCCGGCGCGACGCTGCGGGATCGTCATCCGCGGCTGCGGCTACTGATTGCGGGCGAGGGGAGCATGCGCCCGGAGCTCGAACGACTGGCCGGCGAGGTCATGCCCGCGGGGGCGTGCAGGCTGCTGGGCCACCGTTCTGACATTCGGCCCCTGCATCATGCGCTGGATGTGTTCGTCCAGTCCTCGGACTATGAAGGCACGCCGAATGCGGTGCTCGAGGCGATGGCGCTCGAAACCCCAATCGTGGCGACGGCGGCTGGTGGCACGGCCGAAATCGCCGAGCCTGCCACGCACGGCCTGATCACGCCCACCGGCGATCTGCAGGCGTTGGCGTCGGCGATCGACAGGGCCCTGTCGGAACCCGGCGAGACCGCGGCGCGCGCGCGGCGCGCGCGCCTGCGGGTGGAAACCACCTTGTCGTTCGCCGCCCGCATGAGCGCCCTCGAGGCCATCTACGAGGAGGCGATCGGAACGCGTGCGCGGCGTCCCGCGTTGGCGGTGGCAGGGCGATGCGCATAA
- a CDS encoding glycosyltransferase family 4 protein: MADVRHFSNNDPRWPDATGLPSVLAVTSEVPWPLDSGGHLRTYHLLRALARRMEVRLVVPAAPDRVGVSRAALRGAGVQPSVVALSRRTLAGESVTALRAALDREPYVLFARHRRPLVRQTLQQQVVGRAPAAVYLDHLDSLVYADAFPALPLVVDMHNVYSRLASRMAGESASALRRRYLERESVLLERMERRAVRMAHTVLAVSDDEARYFLELGARNVVVVPNGVDCDAFEALPVGRRQGPPTLLYVGSLAWPPNVSAAHTLATEILPAVRQHLPDARVVIVGRDPGPELLALARPGANVEVAGNVQDVMPYYRNAHVLAVPLQSGGGTRLKILEAFAAGVPVVSTPVGCEGIAAIGGRELEIAGREDFAAAIVRLLTMPEHARMLADRARALARRQYDWSVVGALACDAVLRAAAPGHMGLSAWNPPNVERRVPVS, encoded by the coding sequence GTGGCGGACGTGCGTCACTTCTCCAACAACGATCCGCGGTGGCCCGATGCGACGGGCCTCCCCTCGGTCCTGGCCGTCACGAGCGAGGTGCCGTGGCCGCTCGACTCCGGCGGCCACCTGCGCACCTATCACTTGTTGCGGGCCCTGGCCCGGCGGATGGAGGTGCGGCTCGTGGTGCCTGCGGCACCCGATCGGGTCGGCGTGAGCCGGGCCGCGCTGCGGGGCGCCGGGGTCCAGCCAAGCGTGGTGGCGCTGTCGCGGCGGACCCTGGCCGGCGAATCGGTGACGGCCCTGCGCGCGGCGCTGGACCGCGAGCCCTATGTCCTGTTCGCGCGTCATCGCCGTCCGCTCGTGCGTCAAACGCTGCAGCAGCAAGTCGTCGGTCGCGCGCCTGCCGCCGTGTATCTCGACCACCTCGATTCGCTGGTGTACGCCGACGCCTTTCCGGCGCTGCCGCTGGTGGTGGACATGCACAACGTCTACTCGCGGCTCGCCTCGCGCATGGCGGGGGAGTCGGCGAGCGCCCTGCGCCGGCGCTATCTCGAGCGGGAATCCGTCCTCCTCGAAAGGATGGAGCGCCGCGCGGTCCGCATGGCGCACACCGTGCTCGCCGTGTCGGACGACGAGGCGCGCTACTTTCTGGAGCTCGGCGCGCGCAACGTGGTCGTCGTGCCCAACGGCGTGGACTGTGACGCCTTCGAGGCGTTGCCGGTGGGGCGGCGCCAGGGACCGCCGACCCTTTTGTACGTCGGGTCGCTCGCCTGGCCGCCCAATGTGAGCGCCGCGCACACCCTCGCCACCGAGATTCTGCCGGCGGTGCGCCAGCACCTGCCGGACGCGCGGGTCGTGATTGTCGGCCGGGATCCGGGGCCGGAACTGCTCGCCCTGGCGCGGCCGGGCGCCAACGTCGAGGTCGCCGGGAACGTGCAGGACGTGATGCCCTACTACCGCAATGCCCATGTGCTGGCCGTGCCACTGCAGTCGGGCGGCGGCACGCGACTGAAGATTCTCGAAGCCTTCGCCGCCGGCGTGCCGGTGGTGAGCACGCCGGTCGGATGCGAAGGGATTGCCGCCATCGGCGGGCGCGAACTGGAGATTGCCGGGCGCGAGGACTTCGCCGCCGCAATTGTCCGCCTGCTGACGATGCCGGAGCACGCTCGCATGCTGGCCGACCGGGCCCGCGCCCTGGCCCGGCGGCAATACGACTGGTCGGTCGTCGGCGCGCTGGCCTGCGATGCCGTGTTGCGCGCAGCGGCGCCGGGCCACATGGGCCTTTCGGCGTGGAACCCTCCGAACGTCGAACGGCGCGTGCCCGTGTCATGA
- a CDS encoding TIGR03087 family PEP-CTERM/XrtA system glycosyltransferase has product MLTHRLPFAPNRGDRIRAYHIIKELSLWADVHVVSLAHDRDEAAEAASLERAGVQVSIARVPRARNLCRAAASLWTDTPLTHSLLNAPAMRRVLSRATRDGRPDVVLAYCSGVAPLALVPPLAGIPLVLDLVDIDSAKWAGYATTSSAPRSWIYRRESRCLSRFEARAARAAFVTTVVNDREGDALRRFCPDARIEVVPNGVDLESMRPGDEPASEPRVVFSGVFNYAPNTEGAQWFVREVWPRVRAVLPNAQLTLAGAYPTRAIRGLASADPSIEVTGKVADMRPYLWRSAVSVAPIFQARGVQNKVLEAVAAGLPVVVTPAVWDGLPPDVIPACRLAADPETFARAVVSVLLMSPADRRGIAARARLSGLSWPLRLAPLMDLVERAAGSRAGSTVSSDSVTSRSQWPQDSIDSVAAVLR; this is encoded by the coding sequence GTGCTCACACATCGGCTGCCCTTTGCACCCAACCGCGGCGATCGCATCCGCGCGTATCACATCATCAAGGAACTGTCGCTGTGGGCCGACGTCCACGTCGTGTCGCTGGCCCACGACCGCGATGAAGCGGCGGAGGCCGCATCGCTGGAGCGCGCGGGCGTTCAGGTGTCCATTGCCCGGGTTCCGCGGGCGCGCAACCTGTGCCGCGCCGCCGCCAGCCTGTGGACCGACACGCCGCTGACCCATTCGCTGCTCAACGCCCCGGCCATGCGCCGTGTGTTGTCCCGTGCCACGCGGGACGGCCGGCCCGACGTGGTGCTGGCTTACTGCTCCGGTGTGGCGCCCCTGGCGCTGGTGCCGCCGCTCGCCGGCATCCCCCTCGTGCTCGACCTGGTGGACATCGACTCGGCCAAGTGGGCCGGCTACGCAACGACATCGTCAGCGCCGCGGTCGTGGATCTACCGCCGCGAATCGCGGTGCCTGTCCCGGTTCGAGGCGCGCGCGGCGCGAGCCGCCTTCGTGACGACGGTCGTGAATGACCGGGAAGGTGATGCGCTGCGCCGATTCTGCCCGGATGCGAGGATCGAGGTCGTGCCGAACGGCGTTGACCTGGAGTCCATGCGCCCCGGCGACGAGCCGGCGTCGGAACCGCGGGTGGTGTTCTCCGGTGTCTTCAACTACGCGCCGAATACGGAAGGGGCGCAGTGGTTCGTGCGCGAGGTGTGGCCACGCGTGCGCGCGGTGCTGCCGAACGCGCAGTTGACGCTGGCAGGGGCGTATCCGACCCGCGCCATCCGCGGGCTGGCGTCGGCAGACCCTTCCATCGAGGTGACCGGCAAGGTGGCGGACATGCGCCCGTACCTGTGGCGGTCCGCCGTATCGGTGGCGCCGATCTTCCAGGCCCGGGGAGTTCAGAACAAGGTATTGGAGGCCGTGGCCGCCGGCCTGCCGGTGGTGGTGACGCCGGCGGTGTGGGACGGCCTGCCACCGGATGTCATCCCGGCGTGCCGACTGGCCGCGGATCCCGAGACGTTTGCAAGGGCCGTGGTGAGCGTGTTGTTGATGTCGCCCGCCGATCGGCGCGGCATCGCGGCGCGCGCGCGCCTGTCCGGGTTGTCCTGGCCGCTCCGCCTGGCCCCGTTAATGGACCTTGTCGAGCGTGCCGCCGGCAGTCGTGCCGGCAGCACGGTCTCGAGTGACAGCGTTACTTCACGATCTCAATGGCCGCAAGATTCCATCGATTCAGTCGCGGCTGTGTTGCGTTGA
- a CDS encoding putative O-glycosylation ligase, exosortase A system-associated, whose protein sequence is MLRTLFILSIFVPGFYAALRSRYWALLMYLWFALFRPQDWIWIDITSLRLSMVLGLVLLGPALVAGRYPNVTHPLSVGMTLFFSSTLLSQFTAVRPDLGWPWVDFVFRLFVTCMLLVTLASDDKRLSGVVGVVALSLGFHASKAGLAYAVGGGTRFADGLSGAFIDNNGYALGTVMILPLLLVTAQNVGALYSGRWLPWLRRGLYFLLPLCVLAVIGTYSRGGFVALASATLAFVLLQRRRIPALIALSSVLTLAALFVPIPQSYLDRLETIRTYDEIGEDSAMSRPHFWKVGLQMGLQHPLGVGLRQYEQAYDAFDTTYGRYGSRRSVHSSHVQVFAELGLFGASIWAAMFGYAAFACLRIRARSRDPKHSPQRQRFLFTMANALLTSMVGFVTGGAFLALALNDLTWLTFAMIAALDRASQQQPESAAAPAPVVRGPLAFRAVESFAASRGARV, encoded by the coding sequence ATGCTGCGAACGCTCTTTATCCTGTCGATTTTCGTGCCGGGCTTCTATGCCGCCCTGCGCAGCCGCTATTGGGCACTGCTCATGTACCTGTGGTTCGCGCTCTTTCGGCCCCAGGATTGGATCTGGATCGACATTACCAGCCTCCGGCTGTCGATGGTGCTGGGGCTGGTGCTGCTCGGACCGGCGCTGGTCGCCGGCCGCTATCCGAATGTGACCCACCCGCTCAGCGTCGGAATGACCCTGTTCTTTTCCTCCACGCTGCTGTCACAGTTCACGGCGGTTCGCCCGGACCTCGGCTGGCCCTGGGTTGACTTCGTCTTTCGCCTGTTCGTGACGTGCATGCTCCTGGTCACCCTGGCGTCCGACGACAAGCGGCTGTCGGGAGTCGTCGGGGTGGTTGCCCTGTCGCTCGGGTTCCACGCAAGTAAGGCGGGGCTCGCTTACGCGGTCGGTGGCGGAACACGATTTGCGGACGGCCTCTCCGGCGCGTTCATCGACAACAACGGCTACGCGCTGGGAACGGTGATGATCCTGCCGCTCCTGCTGGTGACCGCGCAGAACGTCGGGGCGCTCTACAGCGGCCGGTGGCTCCCGTGGCTTCGACGCGGCCTGTACTTCCTCCTGCCGCTGTGCGTGCTCGCCGTGATCGGCACCTATTCCCGCGGCGGCTTCGTCGCGCTGGCCTCGGCGACACTGGCGTTTGTACTGTTGCAGCGCCGCCGCATACCGGCGCTAATCGCGCTCAGTTCCGTGCTGACGCTTGCGGCGCTCTTCGTGCCAATCCCCCAAAGCTACCTGGATCGGCTGGAAACCATCCGGACCTACGACGAGATTGGCGAAGACTCGGCGATGAGCCGGCCGCACTTCTGGAAGGTCGGCCTGCAAATGGGCCTGCAACATCCGCTGGGCGTGGGCCTGCGCCAATACGAACAGGCGTACGACGCCTTCGACACGACCTACGGCCGGTACGGATCGCGGCGCTCGGTCCACAGTTCGCACGTGCAGGTGTTCGCGGAGCTCGGCCTGTTCGGAGCCTCCATCTGGGCCGCGATGTTCGGCTATGCGGCGTTCGCCTGCCTCCGCATTCGGGCGCGTTCCCGCGATCCGAAGCACTCACCGCAGCGCCAGCGATTCCTGTTCACCATGGCCAATGCCTTGCTCACCTCAATGGTCGGCTTCGTGACCGGGGGCGCGTTCCTCGCCCTCGCCTTGAACGACCTGACGTGGCTGACCTTCGCGATGATCGCCGCCTTAGACCGCGCGTCGCAACAGCAACCGGAATCCGCGGCCGCGCCGGCGCCCGTCGTCCGAGGCCCGCTGGCGTTTCGCGCCGTCGAATCGTTCGCGGCCTCGCGAGGTGCGCGGGTATGA